From the genome of Branchiostoma lanceolatum isolate klBraLanc5 chromosome 11, klBraLanc5.hap2, whole genome shotgun sequence:
CTGCGTACAAAGGTACACAGAAATGATTatgaaataacaacaaaatcCCTGCGCTGCCATGTCCTCAGACAGCTTCTAGCGTATCTACCTCATCAAAGTCATTTACTTGTCCCCATATATGTACTAGTGGGACAATGTTATACCTACACGTATCTGCCGATGTGCATCTATAACACCCAGGAGGTTTTGTATAGAACCTATTTAAAACTTCCTTGATAATACTTTGCACCCAcaaatctatatctatctatatcgtACCCAACAAACATAGACTATAAATGTTTCATCGATACGAATATTCTCTGTGACTTTAACtttatattttatttatttatttatttcatccgGGGAAAGGGAGCCTATGGCCTTTTTCAAGGTACCGGGGGTGCATGTATAAGTCATTAACATCAAATTAGAatacacatacaaaaaataacaaagaaattgaTTCAAAACCAAAAGTAGCTTAGATTGCATCTACATAAAATCATACTACAGAGAAATTACAGTATTATGTAACCTTCACAAAGTATGAGGTaaattttcaaagtttcaaattaGAAGTTTACTGCTAAAGAATTAAACGTTTAATTACAATGTTCTAGATTTTTGGTGGAGATCAAATATTCAAAGTTGTGCTGTGAACCCGTCGTTCACTTCTGACATCTTCACTGACGTCGTTTTGACGGTGCTGACGTAGAGTGGCTGCTTCACGTGACGCCAAATCACCAATGAGAAGCGAAACACTAAAGCCAATGATGTCATGACCAGCAACACGCAGGTGATGATGGCGTTCCTCTTCTCCAAGTTGCCGTTGAACCTGATGTACCTGTGAACTACACCGGACAGCGCGACCACAACCACCACGTACGGAACCAGGGTGTAGCGGCAGTAACGGTCGAACACGAAATTCTCCAGAACGAACCACACAAGGACCATTGCCCCCAGTAAGGCCAGCATTCCCGTGTAAGCATCCTCATTGCTGTAGCCGCCCTCATAGGTCAGAGCGATGCCGAATCCTAGAAGGGTAGCGATGGTGACCCAGGTAGCGTAGATGGCGAGGCCATTGTGAACGAAAAAGCGAATGAGCCAGAGGTCAGCGGGGGCGTTCTTGATCAGCCAGGGCCCGTTCTGGTCCACCCGACGGTAGGAGATGTACAGCATGCAGTAGAGGGAGAGACTCAAGAGGACAAGAAGCATGGCAGCCCCTACACGCTGTAGTGAATCGTTCATGAACAGCCAGGAAATGTTGAAGAAGTTGTTGAAGTACCAG
Proteins encoded in this window:
- the LOC136444896 gene encoding uncharacterized protein isoform X1; amino-acid sequence: MTSDANLTMEENDEKPQPPRHRPVAILLIVFAWLTYVPMIVFNWGNGSGAISGLFVSSVGNTSRRFPFEIVPSSWVLDIWFVIYAWGFLWLIYVTVGIFRKTSRGYFYVTPELFPPAFYVAWYFNNFFNISWLFMNDSLQRVGAAMLLVLLSLSLYCMLYISYRRVDQNGPWLIKNAPADLWLIRFFVHNGLAIYATWVTIATLLGFGIALTYEGGYSNEDAYTGMLALLGAMVLVWFVLENFVFDRYCRYTLVPYVVVVVALSGVVHRYIRFNGNLEKRNAIITCVLLVMTSLALVFRFSLVIWRHVKQPLYVSTVKTTSVKMSEVNDGFTAQL